One genomic window of Candidatus Nanohalobium constans includes the following:
- a CDS encoding ATP-dependent DNA ligase yields the protein MKYSELAEKYQELESTQKTLEKTDILAELFKEGGEDLEYLVLLARGRIYPEWNEVEIGLSSSMMQDIIAEATGYTEKEVEELWRDEGDLGLAAEELAKNKKQQKLMSTTLTVEKVIQRLRKVAEMSKEGSSQSVSQDKKKKEIADLISSSEPLEARYITRTVLSHLRIGIGEGTIRDALAEAFFEGENKDKIQRAYDFTNDFTEVAQACTKGIEEVEELKLELFRPVNSMLAKKVDTIEEGFDSVGKPAVIDYKYDGMRAQIHIKDREVKIFTRRLEDVTEQFPDVVEKVEEHIDAENCILDTEIVGFNPEDGSMIEFQKLSKRIKRKYDIQKQVNEIPVEVRPFDLIYLNEPILEEEYSERLEKLDRIVDEEERELRLVDREVTDEEEKVQEMQQKSLSEGHEGIMMKKLDAEYKPGNRVGYMVKLKPVMETLDLAIVAAKWSEGERAGWLGRLFLGCYNKETGEYEQVGKMATGLTEEQLEEITERLKPLIEKEDGRKVWVQPDIIVEVEYEEIQQSPTYNSGYALRFPRLKSFRDDKEEADSKEKIESLYEDQK from the coding sequence GTGAAGTACTCGGAGCTAGCTGAAAAATACCAGGAACTGGAATCCACTCAGAAGACACTCGAGAAAACAGATATTCTAGCAGAACTATTCAAGGAAGGAGGCGAAGATCTAGAATACCTGGTACTCCTGGCAAGAGGACGAATCTACCCAGAATGGAACGAAGTGGAGATAGGACTCTCCAGCAGCATGATGCAGGACATCATAGCAGAAGCAACAGGATACACAGAGAAAGAAGTCGAAGAACTCTGGAGAGACGAAGGAGACCTCGGACTAGCAGCAGAAGAACTAGCCAAAAACAAAAAACAGCAGAAACTCATGAGCACAACACTGACAGTGGAGAAAGTGATTCAAAGACTGCGGAAAGTCGCAGAGATGAGTAAAGAAGGGTCCAGCCAATCCGTAAGCCAAGACAAGAAGAAAAAAGAAATTGCAGATTTAATCAGCTCATCAGAACCGCTTGAAGCACGATACATAACAAGAACCGTACTAAGCCACCTAAGAATAGGGATTGGAGAAGGAACAATCAGAGATGCACTGGCAGAGGCATTCTTCGAGGGAGAAAACAAGGATAAGATTCAGAGAGCATACGACTTCACCAATGATTTCACAGAAGTGGCCCAGGCATGTACAAAAGGAATAGAAGAGGTGGAAGAACTGAAGTTAGAGCTTTTCAGACCTGTCAACTCGATGCTAGCCAAGAAAGTAGATACAATAGAAGAAGGATTCGATTCAGTAGGTAAACCAGCCGTTATCGATTATAAATATGATGGGATGAGGGCTCAGATCCATATCAAGGATAGAGAAGTCAAAATATTTACTCGAAGACTTGAAGATGTCACTGAACAGTTCCCAGATGTAGTAGAAAAAGTTGAGGAACATATAGATGCTGAAAACTGTATTCTAGACACGGAGATAGTCGGTTTTAATCCCGAAGATGGATCTATGATAGAGTTCCAGAAGCTGTCCAAGAGGATTAAGAGAAAGTATGATATTCAGAAGCAGGTGAACGAGATCCCTGTAGAGGTCAGACCTTTCGACCTGATATACCTTAACGAGCCGATCCTTGAGGAAGAGTACAGCGAGAGGCTTGAGAAACTGGACAGAATAGTCGATGAAGAGGAGCGAGAACTCAGACTAGTCGACAGAGAAGTCACCGATGAAGAGGAGAAGGTTCAGGAAATGCAGCAAAAATCTCTGTCCGAAGGACATGAAGGCATTATGATGAAGAAGCTGGATGCAGAATACAAGCCCGGAAACCGGGTCGGATACATGGTCAAGCTGAAGCCAGTAATGGAGACACTGGACCTGGCGATCGTGGCAGCCAAATGGAGTGAAGGTGAGAGAGCCGGATGGCTAGGCAGACTATTCCTCGGATGCTACAACAAGGAAACAGGAGAATACGAACAGGTCGGAAAAATGGCCACAGGACTGACAGAAGAACAGCTAGAAGAGATAACAGAGAGGCTGAAGCCGTTAATAGAAAAGGAAGATGGTCGAAAAGTCTGGGTCCAACCAGACATAATAGTAGAAGTAGAATACGAAGAAATACAGCAAAGCCCAACCTACAACTCAGGATACGCACTGCGCTTCCCAAGACTAAAGAGTTTCAGAGACGATAAAGAAGAAGCAGACTCCAAGGAGAAAATTGAAAGTTTGTATGAGGATCAGAAGTAA
- a CDS encoding 50S ribosomal protein L15e, with amino-acid sequence MSFYKYAKEHYEQPKENLEEIYSERLQDWRREPKMVKQENPTRIPKARQLGYKAKQGFNVIRVQVDKGGTKRHRPDAGRAPSNTGQSRYSSKKSKQVIAEQRASSKYENLEVLNSYWAAEDGNRKWFEVIMVDPDHPEIENDEDINWICDKRNRAENGQTPAAKESRGLSNKGKGAEKVRPSQAANDGKTK; translated from the coding sequence ATGAGTTTCTACAAATATGCAAAGGAACACTACGAACAGCCCAAGGAGAACTTGGAAGAAATATACAGCGAAAGACTCCAGGACTGGAGAAGAGAACCAAAAATGGTCAAACAGGAAAACCCTACCAGAATTCCAAAGGCAAGACAGCTCGGCTACAAAGCAAAACAAGGCTTCAACGTAATCCGTGTCCAGGTCGACAAAGGAGGAACCAAGAGACATCGACCTGACGCAGGAAGAGCACCTTCAAATACAGGACAAAGCCGGTACAGCTCAAAAAAGTCAAAACAAGTAATAGCAGAACAGAGAGCTTCCTCAAAATACGAGAACCTAGAAGTACTGAACAGTTACTGGGCAGCAGAAGACGGAAACCGAAAATGGTTCGAAGTCATCATGGTAGACCCAGACCACCCAGAAATCGAAAACGACGAAGACATCAACTGGATCTGCGACAAAAGAAACCGTGCAGAGAACGGTCAGACACCAGCAGCCAAAGAAAGCAGAGGACTAAGCAACAAAGGCAAAGGCGCGGAAAAAGTAAGGCCTTCACAGGCAGCTAACGACGGCAAGACCAAATAA
- a CDS encoding RNase P subunit p30 family protein, whose protein sequence is MPQFHDFFINPGLEEEAEELGWSNGSISASVKILEANDWGELKQKINENRENYDILAFQGGNHELNRKAFSTPKMDVVLHPGKGRKDSGMNHVDAEKSAENDVAVCFSLREVPGDSKRQSQVLGDWRRNLKLCEKYNAPYILTTEAESSHQLRAPRDMAAVISSLGYDGRKAVSEVPGKILEKNLEARRKSSDYAGHEVVD, encoded by the coding sequence ATGCCCCAGTTCCACGACTTTTTCATAAATCCAGGACTAGAGGAAGAGGCCGAAGAATTAGGATGGAGCAATGGAAGCATCAGTGCTTCAGTCAAGATACTTGAAGCGAATGATTGGGGCGAACTCAAGCAGAAGATTAACGAGAATAGGGAAAATTATGATATACTCGCTTTCCAGGGCGGAAACCACGAATTAAACCGGAAAGCATTCTCCACACCAAAGATGGATGTAGTACTTCATCCTGGTAAAGGGAGGAAGGATTCCGGCATGAATCATGTGGACGCAGAGAAGTCTGCTGAGAATGATGTCGCAGTCTGTTTTTCGCTTAGAGAAGTTCCAGGAGATTCCAAGAGGCAGAGTCAGGTACTTGGAGATTGGAGAAGAAACCTGAAGCTTTGTGAAAAATATAATGCGCCATATATTCTTACGACAGAAGCCGAGAGTTCACATCAGTTGAGGGCTCCTAGAGACATGGCAGCAGTTATTAGCTCTTTGGGATACGATGGCAGAAAGGCAGTTTCAGAAGTGCCCGGGAAAATATTAGAGAAAAACCTGGAAGCCAGAAGAAAGAGTTCTGATTACGCTGGACATGAGGTGGTTGATTAG
- a CDS encoding Rpp14/Pop5 family protein, which yields MKRIPPAIQENQRYLKFKVRGEYKEIGEVVDAVWDSATKYMGTQGASKCDLWIIGNKFDEEKQEGVVKINREMEDDFRAALTLNTGFDDDTFLSVEKASGTLKSL from the coding sequence GTGAAGCGTATTCCTCCAGCCATTCAAGAAAATCAGCGCTATCTCAAGTTCAAAGTTAGAGGCGAATATAAAGAGATTGGCGAAGTCGTGGATGCCGTTTGGGATTCCGCCACGAAGTACATGGGTACTCAAGGAGCTAGTAAATGCGATTTGTGGATTATTGGAAACAAGTTTGATGAAGAGAAACAGGAAGGAGTTGTCAAGATTAATAGAGAAATGGAAGATGACTTTAGGGCTGCTTTAACACTTAACACCGGATTCGATGACGATACATTTCTTAGTGTAGAGAAGGCTTCTGGAACACTAAAATCCCTTTGA
- a CDS encoding TATA-box-binding protein yields MVEDDDIDIQNVVASAEFDQRLPLDRIAIYLENTEYEPEQFPGLVYRLKEPKAAALLFGSGKVVCTGTKSPEQAKEATHKIIEELKEADVEIGNKPEVTVQNIVASSELGANLNLNRIAFELVGTEYEPEQFPGLVYRLDEPQVVFLLFSSGNLVCTGGRTYEDVEEGIATLEENLKEIGAL; encoded by the coding sequence ATGGTTGAAGACGACGACATCGACATTCAGAATGTAGTTGCATCCGCAGAATTCGACCAGAGACTTCCTCTGGACAGGATTGCAATCTACCTCGAAAACACAGAATACGAACCAGAACAATTCCCAGGACTAGTATACCGGCTGAAAGAACCAAAAGCAGCCGCACTACTCTTCGGATCAGGAAAAGTAGTCTGCACAGGAACCAAAAGCCCAGAACAAGCCAAAGAAGCAACACACAAGATCATCGAAGAACTGAAGGAAGCAGATGTAGAAATAGGCAACAAACCAGAAGTAACAGTACAAAACATCGTAGCTTCCAGCGAACTAGGCGCAAACCTGAACCTGAACAGGATCGCATTCGAACTAGTCGGAACAGAATACGAACCAGAACAGTTCCCAGGACTAGTATACAGACTCGACGAACCACAAGTAGTATTCCTACTCTTCAGCAGTGGAAACCTAGTCTGCACAGGAGGCAGAACCTACGAAGATGTAGAAGAAGGAATCGCCACACTCGAAGAGAACTTGAAAGAAATAGGCGCTCTTTAA
- a CDS encoding NUDIX hydrolase, whose protein sequence is MELRVPEGARRDFVAGCLVVEDGKLLLLDHSKYGVWLPPGGHVEERETPDEAAKRETMEETGLEVELQHSSGVVEEEFIDIPRPFNANLHKVEDGHWHCDYLYLARIKNEEEATHDHEHDGVKWFSKEELSDESYDIPEYVREAGKQAIQSSSEIK, encoded by the coding sequence ATGGAGTTAAGAGTTCCTGAAGGAGCTAGAAGAGACTTCGTAGCAGGATGTCTGGTCGTGGAAGACGGGAAACTTCTCCTGCTTGATCACAGCAAATACGGCGTCTGGCTGCCGCCTGGAGGACATGTAGAGGAAAGAGAGACTCCTGATGAAGCAGCTAAGCGAGAAACAATGGAGGAAACAGGACTTGAAGTTGAACTACAGCATTCTTCCGGCGTTGTTGAAGAGGAGTTTATCGATATTCCGCGGCCTTTCAATGCAAATCTGCATAAGGTTGAAGACGGCCATTGGCACTGTGACTACCTCTACCTGGCCAGAATCAAAAATGAGGAAGAAGCTACTCATGACCATGAACACGATGGAGTGAAATGGTTCAGCAAAGAAGAACTAAGTGATGAAAGTTATGATATTCCTGAGTATGTTCGTGAAGCAGGTAAGCAGGCTATTCAGAGTTCTTCAGAAATTAAATAA
- a CDS encoding 4a-hydroxytetrahydrobiopterin dehydratase — protein sequence MANAETLSDDDITEKLEETQIWSRSDNKLVTRVEFDNYKDSVFFANTVFTLAEAHFHHPEVTVEYGAVEIDLWSHEEDGITEADFALAEEIEQRLGEIKWS from the coding sequence ATGGCAAACGCGGAAACACTTTCAGACGACGATATAACGGAAAAACTAGAGGAAACGCAGATATGGAGCCGCAGCGACAACAAACTGGTGACCCGAGTAGAGTTTGACAACTACAAAGACTCGGTATTCTTCGCCAACACAGTATTCACGCTGGCAGAAGCCCATTTCCATCATCCAGAAGTCACTGTAGAGTACGGGGCAGTAGAAATTGACTTATGGAGTCATGAAGAGGACGGTATTACAGAGGCTGATTTTGCACTAGCTGAAGAGATAGAACAGAGATTGGGCGAGATAAAATGGAGTTAA